Proteins from one Aspergillus nidulans FGSC A4 chromosome VIII genomic window:
- a CDS encoding diacylglycerol/lipid kinase family protein (transcript_id=CADANIAT00001201): METLGEMPAETLTFGDLYSHCSIDGDKLQCSSARGESRINIPIADILCILSDGNVSRGYIVVFLKETGSPSTPPELERIYLQTALPTVLSDHLLTEVPDHLNYDCHIIVSTASGTGRAKVLSGILQQLLAWIGLNRFTVHETQSAQTITELCHSLFIPQAEAGIQQTKVLLSGDGGLCDIIDAFHSTPKSIQAIPNIALIPAGTGNAMANSIGLMVLPKNPLMALLRGKPIPLPVFVATFSDGARYVQGDSSRVSRIYGCVVASWGIHASLVADSDTVEYRKFGADRFKMAAKELLFPSDGSEAHKYSGTITLLKRDGQQCLEHELVLEHKEHAYVLATLVSNLEKDFKISPNSAALDGALRIVHFSPMPSQRVMQLLSAAYQDGQHVKDNDVMYCEIEGLRIDFHEVDENWRRVCIDGRVVVIEEEGWMSVRKEGRSLVALLWSGR; the protein is encoded by the coding sequence ATGGAGACTTTAGGTGAAATGCCTGCAGAGACTCTTACCTTCGGCGACCTGTATTCCCACTGCAGTATCGACGGTGACAAACTCCAGTGCAGCAGTGCCAGGGGTGAGAGCCGGATAAACATTCCCATAGCGGACATACTCTGTATACTCTCAGATGGGAATGTTTCACGGGGATACATAGTCGTCTTTCTTAAGGAGACCGGATCACCCAGTACCCCACCAGAACTTGAAAGAATATACCTTCAGACCGCGCTACCAACAGTGTTATCCGACCATTTACTTACTGAAGTACCAGACCATCTCAACTACGACTGTCATATAATCGTTTCCACTGCATCTGGGACAGGAAGGGCCAAAGTACTATCTGGTATACTTCAACAACTTCTCGCGTGGATCGGCCTCAATCGGTTTACGGTTCACGAGACACAGTCAGCTCAGACAATAACTGAGTTGTGTCATTCTTTGTTCATCCCGCAGGCCGAAGCGGGTATCCAACAAACCAAGGTTCTACTgtctggagatggtggacTCTGCGATATTATTGATGCATTCCATAGTACGCCGAAAAGCATCCAAGCGATACCGAACATAGCCCTTATCCCTGCCGGCACTGGCAATGCCATGGCGAATTCCATTGGGCTGATGGTTCTTCCTAAAAACCCACTAATGGCACTGCTGCGCGGAAAACCTATTCCTCTACCCGTTTTCGTTGCTACGTTCTCCGACGGAGCGCGCTATGTCCAGGGAGACAGTTCCCGCGTTTCGAGGATATATGGATGTGTTGTTGCCAGTTGGGGGATACATGCCTCGCTAGTTGCAGATAGCGACACAGTCGAATATCGCAAGTTTGGAGCCGACAGATTCAAAATGGCTGCAAAAGAGCTCCTTTTCCCATCGGACGGTAGCGAGGCCCACAAATACAGTGGCACTATAACCTTGCTCAAGAGAGATGGCCAACAATGTCTCGAGCATGAACTGGTTTTAGAGCATAAGGAACATGCATATGTGCTGGCAACATTAGTGTCAAATCTCGAGAAAGATTTCAAAATCTCTCCAAACTCTGCCGCACTTGATGGTGCTTTGAGGATCGTTCATTTCAGCCCAATGCCATCTCAGCGGGTAATGCAGCTGCTATCTGCTGCGTACCAAGACGGGCAGCACGTCAAAGACAATGATGTCATGTActgcgagattgaaggtTTGAGAATTGATTTTCATGAAGTAGACGAGAACTGGAGGCGTGTGTGCATCGACGGTAGGGTGGTTgtcattgaggaagaaggctggaTGAGTGTGCGCAAGGAAGGCAGGTCATTGGTGGCCCTCCTTTGGTCAGGGCGTTAA
- a CDS encoding porphobilinogen synthase HEM2 (transcript_id=CADANIAT00001202) yields the protein MSFSNLVSDLALRDSYEDRNSQISNARSQVTARSYTSTAATSVSIAGDISSQLHSGYSHPLSRSWQAERQLTKEMLIYPLFITDNPDEETPIPSLPNQHRRGLNRLVPFLRPLVQKGLRSVILFGVPLHPSAKDALGTSADDPAGPVVQAIRLLRSRFPELYIVTDVCICEYTSHGHCGILREDGTLDNAQSVDRISDVALAYASAGAHCVAPSDMNDGRVRAIKLKLIEAGLAHRVLLMSYSAKFSGCLYGPFRDAAGSCPSFGDRRCYQLPPGGRGLARRAIQRDIGEGADIIMVKPASSYLDIIRDAKELAKDIPIAAYQVSGEYAMIHAGAKAGVFDLKSMAFESTEGILRAGAGIIVSYFVPEFLDWL from the exons ATGTCTTTTTCAAATCTCGTCTCCGACCTCGCGTTGAGAGACAGCTATGAAGACCGAAACTCCCAGATCTCGAATGCACGGTCTCAAGTTACCGCTCGATCATACACAAGTACAGCTGCCACAAGTGTCAGCATAGCCGGAGACATCTCAAGCCAGCTACATTCTGGCTACAGCCATCCACTCAGCAGGTCATGGCAAGCAGAGAGGCAATTGACCAAG GAAATGTTAATCTACCCCCTTTTCATCACCGACAACCCGGATGAAGAGACGCCTATTCCGTCACTCCCAAATCAACACCGTCGAGGATTGAATCGGCTCGTACCATTCCTGCGGCCCCTTGTTCAGAAGGGTCTCCGCTCTGTTATCCTGTTTGGTGTTCCGCTGCATCCATCTGCCAAGGATGCATTGGGAACCTCCGCGGACGACCCAGCCGGCCCCGTCGTACAGGccattcgtcttctccgctcGCGCTTTCCAGAACTTTACATCGTGACTGACGTTTGCATATGTGAATACACATCTCATGGCCACTGCGGAATTCTGCGGGAGGACGGTACGCTCGATAATGCGCAGTCCGTTGACCGAATATCGGATGTTGCGTTGGCTTATGCTAGCGCTGGTGCGCACTGCGTCGCGCCATCTGACATGAACGATGGGAGAGTTCGCGCCATAAAATTGAAACTAATTGAGGCTGGTCTGGCTCATCGTGTGCTGTTAATGTCTTATAGTGCTAAATTTAGCGGCTGCCTTTATGGACCGTTCAGGGACGCGGCTGGTTCTTGCCCTTCATTTGGAGACCGCAGATGCTACCAGCTTCCCCCTGGTGGCCGCGGGCTTGCACGGAGAGCTATTCAAAGGGACATCGGCGAGGGTGCGGATATCATTATGGTAAAGCCAGCAAGCAGCTATCTTGATATCATTAGAGACGCAAAAGAACTTGCGAAGGATATTCCAATTGCGGCTTATCAAGTTAGTGGCGAATATGCCATGATACATGCTGGAGCAAAGGCTGGAGTCTTCGATCTGAAATCAATGGCTTTTGAGAGTACCGAAGGAATTTTACgagctggcgctgggatAATAGTCAGCTATTTTGTGCCAGAATTTTTAGATTGGCTCTAA
- a CDS encoding uncharacterized protein (transcript_id=CADANIAT00001203): MTAIATASVMNDQEPEKDSRVDHSPSRFTAVNGREGLAAGSATDGSPSNGDSREPSEAWSRAALDRTARHEEELKETGNTGMRIDEEQLRRSTSHSALISSSRTKRRRSDSEQEDSSQVSYRGPKSPVRSADGIAGHSPQAGTSNGIMSSQSDTESKHTSPQAHAKPDEGENTRRSSTNASWHEYDAQLLNQTQRAPQIDASDAQLAEALQREAQGPDVAQKNWDGISRPVVESSIPNEQASTSFPQDRSQNAVQVAPKRKRVFSNRTKTGCMTCRRRKKKCDEQHPACNNCLRGGFICEGYSSRSTWQKPSTTKTPVPLQSKEGYSDAGAQYLHDSNQHDRQQSLAEPFDPGKMRSMVADDDNRPTTQYNTSPTGTGSSRGSWSKRTWSGANQTGYIADPLTKSDHREVPSIHELSREGHSKSEYSLVPSIREFSHSGHTKPSVPIFQGGMDQRPAHTTSIDTNTPQAQARMALSIEHQLSGRAVSTEETERDKMLRGELYRPFDVILVEERERCRAALWRFNNACNPVSGLSAKEQNRLLKEILVPQASINPSSGITSPRPVGSIGQGTVVETPFHCHYGYNIHIGEDVMISENCLLVDDCPVTIGAHTWIGPRVTILTSMAHANMQERKGSQSRYQGRPVTIEEDCYVGAGCTIYPGVRLRRGAYVAPGEVVKSDIVAYGFQGLKPSYM; the protein is encoded by the exons ATGACCGCAATCGCGACCGCATCAGTGATGAACGATCAAGAGCCTGAGAAGGATTCTAGGGTGGACCATAGCCCGTCGCGGTTCACGGCAGTGAATGGAAGGGAGGGCCTTGCGGCTGGATCCGCTACCGATGGTAGTCCAAGCAATGGAGACAGTCGGGAGCCTTCTGAAGCGTGGTCACGCGCTGCACTTGATCGGACCGCGCGACATGAAGAAGAGTTAAAAGAGACCGGGAATACTGGTATGAGAATAGACGAAGAACAGTTACGGCGATCAACTTCCCATAGCGCTCTCATTTCTTCTAGCAGGACAAAACGGAGAAGGTCAGACTctgagcaggaggattcCTCCCAAGTGTCGTATCGTGGCCCGAAAAGCCCGGTCCGTTCCGCAGATGGTATTGCAGGGCATTCTCCGCAGGCAGGTACCTCCAATGGAATTATGAGTTCACAAAGCGATACAGAGTCGAAGCATACGTCTCCTCAAGCGCATGCCAAGCCAGACGAGGGTGAAAACACTCGAAGGTCGTCCACAAATGCTAGTTGGCATGAATATGACGCACAGCTGCTGAATCAGACTCAGCGGGCCCCGCAAATAGACGCTTCGGATGCTCAGTTGGCTGAGGCGCTACAGCGCGAAGCACAGGGACCCGATGTCGCCCAAAAGAACTGGGATGGTATTAGTCGACCAGTCGTCGAAAGTTCTATACCAAACGAGCAGGCTTCCACATCTTTTCCTCAAGATAGGTCGCAAAATGCTGTGCAAGTCGCACCCAAGAGGAAGCGCGTTTTTAGCAACAGGACCAAAACCGGCTGCATGACATGTCGGcggcgcaagaagaaatgcGATGAACAGCATCCTGCCT GCAATAACTGCCTAAGGGGTGGTTTTATCTGCGAAGGATATTCATCTCGCAGTACGTGGCAGAAACCTTCCACAACGAAAACACCGGTTCCGCTGCAATCGAAAGAAGGATATTCGGACGCCGGTGCACAGTATTTACACGACTCCAATCAACACGATCGGCAGCAAAGTCTAGCAGAGCCATTTGACCCCGGGAAAATGAGGTCAATGGTTGCCGATGATGACAACCGTCCAACAACCCAGTACAACACTAGTCCTACGGGTACTGGATCTAGTCGGGGTTCATGGTCAAAGCGGACTTGGTCAGGCGCAAACCAGACCGGTTACATAGCGGATCCCCTGACAAAATCAGACCATCGAGAAGTTCCATCCATCCACGAGTTGTCTCGCGAAGGTCATTCGAAAAGTGAATACTCGCTTGTTCCGTCAATCAGGGAATTTTCACACAGTGGGCATACAAAACCAAGCGTCCCTATATTCCAAGGTGGAATGGACCAGAGGCCAGCCCATACCACTAGCATTGACACGAACACACCGCAAGCTCAAGCCCGCATGGCGTTGAGTATTGAACACCAGTTATCTGGGCGTGCCGTTTCCACTGAGGAAACAGAAAGGGATAAAATGTTACGCGGTGAACTTTACAGGCCCTTTGATGTTATACTTGtggaggaaagagagcgaTGTAGAGCCGCACTTTGGCGGTTCAACAATGCCTGCAACCCTGTTTCCGGTCTTAGCGCCAAGGAGCAGAACCGTTTACTGAAGGAGATATTGGTACCCCAAGCGTCCATCAATCCATCTTCCGGTATTACGTCGCCAAGACCCGTAGGGTCTATCGGACAAGGCACTGTGGTAGAAACGCCTTTTCATTGTCACTACGGATACAACATCCATATTGGCGAGGACGTTATGATATCTGAGAACTGTCTCCTAGTGGATGATTGTCCTGTTACCATTGGGGCACATACGTGGATTGGCCCAAGAGTGACGATTCTCACATCGATGGCTCATGCGAATATGCAGGAACGGAAAGGTTCGCAAAGCCGCTACCAGGGCAGGCCTGTTACTATCGAGGAAGATTGTTATGTCGGAGCCGGCTGTACTATATACCCTGGCGTCCGTCTCCGGCGCGGGGCTTATGTCGCTCCCGGTGAAGTAGTCAAATCCGACATTGTCGCTTATGGGTTTCAGGGACTAAAACCAAGCTATATGTGA
- a CDS encoding exportin CRM1 (transcript_id=CADANIAT00001204), whose protein sequence is MSVSIQELDTTVQAFYEGKGELQKQAQQTLTEFKQNPDAWLIVGNILQESQYPQTKYLALQVLDDVIMTRWKVLPRDQCLGIRNFIVNFIIENSKSEEKLRSERAFLNKLNLVLVSILKQEWPHNWPTFINEIVSSCHTSLSICENNMAILRLLSEEVFDFSQDQMTSVKARNLKTTMTQEFSSIFQLCSEVLTTANQPSLVKATLETLLRFLNWIPLGYIFETPVINTLLTRFLDVPEFRNVTLKCLTEIGGLQIGHPYNYDERLVHMFTETLTTVSKTIPLSMDLKSTYAKSNSRDQEFVLNLALFLCSFFSAHLNLVEKLPNRDYLTHAHFYLIRISQIDDREVFKICLEYWTRLVQELYEEMQQLPITDINPLVSMGVSGLSNGGAPHPNTLAGYPLRKHKYDEVLSSLRTVMIEKMVRPEEVLIVENEEGEIIREFVKESDTIQLYKTIRECLVYLTHLDVIDTENIMIEKLAKQVDGTEWSWANCNTLCWAIGSISGAMNEETEKRFLVTVIKDLLGLTEMKRGKDNKAVVASNIMYIVGQYPRFLKAHWKFLKTVVNKLFEFMHETHEGVQDMACDTFIKIANKCRRHFVALQPGENEPFIEEIVRNMRKITCDLSPQQVHTFYEACGYMISAQGQKGLQDRLIENLMSLPNSAWDTIIAQANQDPSVLQDGETIKIIGNIMKTNVAACSSVGTYFYSQLGRIYHDMLNMFRASSQLINDAVARDGDIATKTPKVRGLRTIKREILKLIDTYVQKADDLEMVNANMVPPLLEAVLVDYNRNVPNAREAEVLSVMTTVIQKLHNLMDDKVPLIMESVFECTLEMINKDFHEFPDHRIQFFKLLQAINLYCFPALLKLDATQFKFVIDSCMWASKHDNREVENTGLTMCLELMNNMAEVDVQTSNIFFRQFYIPILQDVFFVLTDSDHKAGFKSQAMLLSRMFYFIESGKIQDPIYSPEQAPIGTSNKDFLQKYVADLLQTAFKNLQEIQIKQFVVGLFAFNDDFNKFKTHLRDFLISLKEFAGDNAELYAEEREQALKDAKAAERDRAMRVGGLLKPSEMDHDDEL, encoded by the exons ATGTCTGTCTCTATACAGGAGCTGGACACTACTGTCCAGGCCTTTTACGAAGGCAAGGGTGAATTG CAAAAACAAGCTCAGCAGACACTAACAGAA TTCAAACAAAATCCGGATGCCTGGTTGATAGTCGGGAATATACTTCAGGAATCGCAATATCCCCAAACCAAAT ACCTCGCCCTTCAAGTTCTCGACGATGTTATTATGACACGATGGAAGGTTCTACCAAGGGACCAGTGCCTAG GTATTCGCAATTTTATCGTTaatttcatcatcgaaaATTCCAAGTCTGAGGAGAAGTTAAGAAGTGAACGGGCGTTCTTGAACAAGCTTAACTTGGTCCTTGTTTCCATATTGAAGCAAGAATGGCCACATAATTGGCCTACTTTTATCAACGAAATTGTCTCCTCGTGCCACACAAGTCTTTCCATCTGTGAAAACAATATGGCGATCCTTCGACTACTGTCCGAAGAGGTTTTTGACTTCTCTCAGGATCAGATGACGTCCGTTAAAGCGAGGAACCTGAAGACGACTATGACCCAGGAGTTCTCGTCGATATTCCAGTTATGCTCTGAGGTACTTACTACTGCAAACCAACCGAGCCTAGTCAAAGCCACGCTCGAGACGCTCCTTAGGTTCTTGAACTGGATTCCCCTAGGGTATATCTTCGAGACGCCCGTCATAAATACCCTGTTAACGCGGTTTCTCGACGTCCCCGAGTTTCGTAATGTGACTCTAAAATGTCTCACAGAAATTGGTGGGCTGCAGATCGGACATCCCTACAACTATGACGAGAGGCTGGTTCACATGTTCACGGAAACTCTGACCACAGTATCAAAGACCATTCCATTATCCATGGACTTGAAGAGCACTTATGCCAAGAGTAACTCGAGGGATCAGGAGTTTGTGCTTAATCTGGCATTATTcctttgcagcttcttcagcgcgcATCTCAAT CTCGTTGAGAAGTTGCCTAACCGGGATTATCTCACGCATGCCCACTTCTACTTGATCCGAATCAGTCAAATCGACGATAGAGAAGTGTTCAAAATCTGCTTGGAATATTGGACCAGGCTAGTGCAGGAGCTCTATGAAGAAATGCAGCAGCTTCCGATCACCGACATAAACCCCTTGGTGAGCATGGGCGTGAGTGGCTTGTCTAATGGAGGCGCACCACATCCCAATACCCTTGCCGGCTATCCCCTCCGCAAGCACAAATATGATGAGGTTCTTTCGAGTTTGCGCACGGTCATGATAGAAAAAATGGTGCGTCCAGAAGAAGTTCTGATCGTTGAGAACGAGGAGGGTGAGATTATACGCGAATTCGTTAAAGAAAGCGACACAATCCAATTATACAAAACCATCCGCGAGTGTCTGGTCTACCTGACACATTTGGACGTTATCGATACCGAGAATATCATGATTGAAAAGTTAGCTAAGCAGGTTGATGGTACAGAATGGTCCTGGGCAAACTGTAACACACTTTGTTGGGCGATCGGATCAATATCCGGTGCCATGAACGAAGAGACCGAGAAGCGTTTCCTTGTCACTGTCATCAAAGACCTTTTAGGCCTCACGGAaatgaagagagggaaagacAACAAAGCTGTCGTGGCCAGTAACATCATGTATATCGTGGGACAGTACCCGCGTTTCTTGAAGGCTCATTGGAAGTTCTTGAAGACAGTCGTTAACAAACTGTTTGAATTTATGCACGAGACACATGAAG GTGTCCAGGATATGGCTTGCGACACGTTCATCAAAATTGCCAACAAGTGCAGGAGACACTTTGTTGCGCTTCAACCGGGAGAGAACGAACCTTTCATTGAAGAGATTGTTCGCAATATGCGCAAAATTACCTGTGATCTGTCGCCACAGCAGGTCCATACTTTTTACGAGGCTTGCGGCTATATGATTTCGGCACAGGGGCAAAAAGGACTCCAAGATCGGCTAATCGAGAACTTAATGTCTTTACCCAATTCCGCCTGGGACACTATCATTGCGCAAGCCAACCAGGATCCTTCTGTCCTTCAGGATGGGGAGACTATTAAAATAATTGGGAACATCATGAAGACGAATGTCGCAGCCTGCTCGTCAGTCGGTACTTATTTCTATTCCCAGCTAGGCCGCATTTACCATGACATGTTGAACATGTTCCGGGCATCCAGTCAGCTCATAAACGATGCTGTTGCGCGCGATG GGGATATTGCAACCAAGACTCCTAAAGTCAGGGGACTTCGAACAATCAAACGGGAGATTCTAAAACTTATCGACACATACGTGCAGAAAGCGGACgatttggagatggtcaaTGCGAATATGGTCCCACCCCTTCTCGAAGCGGTCCTAGTGGATTATAATCGAAACGTACCCAATGCTCGCGAAGCTGAGGTCTTGAGCGTTATGACAACGGTCATCCAGAAGTTGCAC AATTTGATGGATGATAAAGTGCCGCTAATCATGGAAAGTGTATTCGAATGCACTTTGGAGATGATTAACAAGGACTTCCATGAATTCCCTGACCACAGAATTCAATTCTTCAAACTGCTTCAAGCGATCAATCTTTATTGTTTCCCGGCACTGCTTAAACTAGACGCCACACAATTCAAATTCGTCATCGATTCTTGCATGTGGGCAAGTAAGCACGATAATCGGGAAGTTGAAAATACCGGTCTCACAATGTGCCTCGAACTTATGAACAACATGGCTGAGGTAGATGTACAAACGTCGAACATCTTCTTCCGTCAATTCTACATCCCAATCTTGCAGGATGTATTTTTCGTACTCACAGACAGTGATCATAAAGCAG GTTTCAAATCCCAGGCTATGCTGCTGTCGCGGATGTTTTACTTCATCGAATCAGGCAAAATCCAAGATCCCATCTACTCCCCTGAACAAGCACCTATCGGGACATCCAATAAGGATTTCCTCCAGAAGTACGTTGCGGATCTTTTACAGACGGCTTTCAAGAATCTGCAAGA AATCCAAATCAAGCAATTCGTCGTGGGCCTGTTTGCTTTCAATGACGACttcaacaaattcaagacACACCTTCGTGACTTTTTAATTTCGTTGAAGGAGTTTGCTGGGGATAATGCTGAACTGTACGCCGAAGAACGGGAACAGGCTTTGAAAGATGCCAAGGCTGCCGAGCGTGATCGCGCAATGAGGGTTGGAGGGCTCCTCAAGCCTTCGGAAATGGaccatgatgatgagctATGA
- a CDS encoding PPP1R11/YPI1 family protein (transcript_id=CADANIAT00001205), with product MSYSHQFASQNSTSSSRVSSLTRVRHDTPGVQVTGTLRLRAEGDAQNAGEEMQARHIRWSEDVVDNEGMGKKSSKGTFNANTRLQDFFGPSGKVVRNQNHRTPNLILIAIAKPRTRMTEEAADTQTIAMILLTSHREEDAPQMAIVMTTRKSSAGSLVPMHTKRCRNIQKADCDIIVGLKLGLTVIQR from the exons ATGTCTTATAGCCATCAATTTGCCTCTCAAAATTCGACGTCTAGCTCACGCGTCTCCTCTTTAACCCGAGTGCGCCATGATACACCAGGTGTCCAGGTTACCGGGACGCTAAGGCTGAGAGCAGAAGGCGACGCTCAAAACGCGGGCGAAGAAATGCAGGCACGGCATATACGGTGGAGTGAAGATGTGGTAGACAACGAGGGAATGGGGAAAAAGAGCTCAAAAGGTACATTCAATGCCAATACCAGGCTACAAGACTTTTTCG GCCCGTCGGGGAAAGTAGTTCGGAATCAGAATCATCGGACTCCGAATCTGATTCTGATAGCGATCGCGAAACCAAGAACTCGAAtgacagaagaagctgcggaCACTCAAACCATCGCCATGATACTGCTCACAAGTCATCGAGAAGAGGACGCGCCTCAGATGGCCATAGTCATGACAACGAGAAAGTCCAGCGCAGGAAGCCTAGTCCCAATGCATACGAAAAGATGCCGAAATATACAAAAGGCTGATTGTGATATAATCGTCGGGCTTAAACTTGGATTAACCGTCATACAACGTTGA